One Balneola sp. DNA window includes the following coding sequences:
- a CDS encoding nitroreductase family protein, protein MREAIFVPLESYSELPEEEMKKRASDFYELVKKRRTVRDFSDRPVPKEIIENCLLAAGTAPNGANKQPWHFVAVSDPEIKKTIRIEAEKEEHEFYNRRAPEDWLDDLRPFGTDENKPFLEKAPYLIGIFAQSYKLDEDGEKEKHYYVKESVGIATGILITALHNAGLATLTHTPSPMGFLNEIMGRPSHEKPFLLLVVGYPEEGTKVPDISKKSLDEISTFI, encoded by the coding sequence ATGCGCGAAGCCATCTTTGTCCCGCTCGAATCCTACAGTGAACTTCCTGAAGAGGAAATGAAAAAGCGAGCTTCTGATTTTTATGAGCTGGTTAAAAAGCGCCGAACGGTTCGGGATTTCAGTGACCGCCCGGTACCCAAAGAAATTATTGAGAATTGCCTGCTTGCTGCGGGAACCGCCCCCAATGGCGCCAACAAACAGCCCTGGCATTTTGTGGCCGTTTCAGACCCTGAGATTAAAAAGACGATTCGCATAGAAGCTGAGAAAGAGGAGCATGAGTTTTATAATCGCCGCGCGCCGGAAGACTGGCTCGATGACCTCCGCCCTTTTGGTACCGATGAAAACAAGCCCTTCCTCGAAAAAGCCCCCTATCTGATTGGAATCTTCGCCCAAAGTTATAAGCTGGATGAAGACGGGGAAAAAGAGAAACATTACTATGTGAAAGAATCAGTCGGTATTGCGACTGGAATCCTGATCACCGCCCTGCATAATGCCGGTTTGGCTACGTTAACTCACACCCCAAGTCCTATGGGTTTTCTGAATGAAATTATGGGCCGGCCATCACATGAAAAGCCATTCTTGTTATTGGTGGTGGGCTATCCTGAAGAAGGAACAAAGGTTCCGGATATTTCGAAAAAGTCGCTGGATGAGATTTCTACTTTTATTTAA
- a CDS encoding thioredoxin: protein MSKDKSTSKKTSTFKKELLQWGLIFLVGAILYGTGYHTEVIGKLQSVILYTGLFQPDVEESIQHGNLADYDMPLLTINGERTSLSEFEGKTIFLNFWATWCPPCIAEMPNIQALYDGIDDDDIVFVMASLDRDPQKAWDFTKRKEFTFPVYSVIRKPRIYDTSMVPTTYVISPDGTIVMMHAGMAKYNTDDFRAFLTGFSDQ from the coding sequence TTGAGTAAAGATAAGAGCACATCAAAAAAAACCTCCACCTTCAAAAAAGAGCTCCTTCAATGGGGGCTTATTTTTTTGGTGGGAGCTATTCTGTATGGAACCGGTTATCACACCGAAGTGATCGGGAAGCTTCAGAGCGTGATTTTATATACCGGCCTTTTTCAACCGGATGTTGAGGAATCCATTCAGCATGGAAATCTGGCTGATTACGATATGCCTTTACTTACTATAAATGGCGAGCGCACTTCTCTTTCTGAATTCGAAGGCAAAACTATTTTTCTAAATTTCTGGGCGACCTGGTGTCCGCCTTGTATCGCCGAGATGCCCAACATTCAAGCTCTTTATGATGGGATTGACGATGACGACATTGTCTTTGTAATGGCCTCTTTAGATCGCGATCCTCAGAAAGCCTGGGACTTCACCAAGCGAAAAGAGTTCACTTTTCCTGTTTACTCGGTTATCAGAAAGCCGAGAATTTATGACACCTCTATGGTTCCTACGACCTATGTTATTTCTCCTGATGGAACCATTGTTATGATGCATGCGGGAATGGCTAAATACAACACCGATGATTTCAGGGCTTTTCTCACCGGCTTTTCTGATCAATAA
- a CDS encoding glyoxalase has translation MEKVISGIQQIGIGIPDVHKATDWYRRNFGMDIKVFEDAATAELMLPYTGGKPHDRTAILALNMKGGGGFEIWQYTSREPQPADFDLMMGDLGINCGKIKSINVPGTYDEMEAAGLDILTPLEKNPAGDYNFFVKDLYGNIWQVVKGLDFFKKKTPSSTGGVVGAVIGSTNIEKAKTLYSDVLGYDEVVFDMTATHADYEGLPGGDHKFRRVLLRHSEPRQGGFSKMFGPTEIELIEVLGRKPRKLFEDRYWGDLGFIHLCFDVQGMDALKEDLEENGFPFTVDSADSFDMGEAAGRFTYVEDPDGTLIEFVETHKVPIMKKIGWYIDMTKRDPKKNLPNWMISALRFSRMKD, from the coding sequence ATGGAAAAAGTTATCTCCGGCATTCAGCAAATCGGAATCGGCATTCCTGATGTTCACAAAGCTACAGATTGGTATCGCCGAAATTTTGGTATGGATATCAAAGTTTTTGAAGACGCCGCTACGGCTGAGCTTATGCTTCCTTATACAGGCGGTAAGCCCCATGACCGAACTGCTATTCTCGCCCTGAACATGAAGGGCGGTGGCGGTTTTGAGATCTGGCAATACACCAGTCGCGAGCCCCAGCCTGCAGATTTTGATCTAATGATGGGAGATCTGGGTATTAACTGTGGAAAGATTAAGTCGATTAATGTCCCGGGAACTTACGATGAGATGGAAGCAGCCGGACTGGATATCCTAACTCCGCTGGAGAAAAACCCGGCCGGCGACTACAACTTTTTTGTTAAGGACTTATATGGAAATATCTGGCAGGTAGTAAAAGGTCTCGATTTCTTCAAAAAGAAAACGCCGTCATCTACCGGCGGTGTGGTTGGCGCTGTGATCGGCTCCACAAATATTGAAAAAGCGAAGACGCTATATTCTGATGTTCTGGGCTACGATGAAGTCGTTTTTGATATGACGGCTACTCATGCTGATTACGAAGGTCTGCCGGGTGGAGATCATAAATTTCGCCGTGTGCTGCTTCGGCATTCTGAGCCTCGGCAAGGTGGCTTTAGTAAGATGTTTGGCCCTACTGAAATCGAACTCATTGAGGTTTTGGGAAGAAAACCCCGCAAGCTTTTTGAAGATCGTTACTGGGGAGATTTGGGATTCATTCACCTTTGCTTTGACGTACAGGGCATGGACGCTTTAAAAGAAGACCTGGAAGAAAATGGCTTCCCCTTTACCGTAGATTCTGCAGATAGCTTTGATATGGGCGAAGCTGCTGGTCGGTTTACTTATGTTGAAGATCCTGACGGAACACTTATTGAGTTTGTTGAAACTCATAAAGTCCCCATTATGAAAAAAATAGGTTGGTACATTGATATGACTAAACGTGATCCAAAAAAGAACCTTCCCAACTGGATGATTTCTGCTCTTCGCTTTAGCCGAATGAAGGATTGA
- a CDS encoding DNA-binding response regulator, whose translation MEKIKVAIIEDHSIFRKRLSELLSFYDEIDLVFAVEDAELCIKYLDKAEELPDVLLMDIELPGLSGIEATFQIKEKHQDIDIIMFTVFEDDERIFESIQVGATGYLLKDEPIEEVVQSIKDVKKGGSPISPSIARKLMSLVSGLRKDPTQKKKEPEVVPFDLTPAEIRILEHVIEGKSNKEIAEDVILSPWTVKTHIKNIYKKMQVNSRAAAVRLALRRNVVK comes from the coding sequence ATGGAAAAGATAAAAGTTGCCATTATTGAAGATCACAGCATTTTTAGGAAGCGCCTTTCCGAGCTGCTTTCCTTTTACGATGAGATTGATCTGGTTTTTGCGGTAGAAGATGCTGAGCTCTGTATAAAATATCTTGATAAGGCAGAAGAGCTTCCTGACGTCCTGCTTATGGATATTGAATTGCCTGGGCTTTCGGGGATCGAGGCAACCTTTCAGATCAAAGAAAAGCATCAAGACATTGACATCATCATGTTTACGGTTTTTGAGGACGATGAGCGAATATTTGAATCCATTCAGGTTGGTGCCACGGGATACTTATTAAAAGATGAACCGATTGAAGAGGTAGTTCAGTCGATTAAGGATGTTAAAAAAGGCGGGTCTCCAATATCACCATCTATTGCCAGAAAACTTATGAGTTTAGTTTCGGGGCTAAGAAAAGATCCTACACAAAAAAAGAAAGAACCGGAAGTAGTGCCTTTCGATTTAACGCCGGCAGAAATTCGAATTCTCGAGCATGTTATTGAGGGAAAATCCAATAAAGAGATAGCAGAAGATGTTATCCTGAGTCCGTGGACGGTGAAAACGCACATCAAAAACATCTACAAAAAGATGCAGGTGAATTCACGGGCTGCTGCTGTGCGGTTAGCGTTAAGGCGAAACGTTGTGAAGTAG